The genome window AAGGACACGGTCGGCCCGGTCGACAAGGATCAGCTCGACCTCGAGCAGGCGTTCGTCGCGTACGTCGATCAACTGGGGCCCGGCACGTTCAAGACGCGGATCGGCCGGCAGGAGATGGCGTTCGACTTGCAGCGTTTCGTGTCGGTGCGCGACGGCCCGAACGTGCGGCAGGCATACGACGGACTGTGGACCGATTACGAAATCGGCAAATGGCGCTTGATCGGCTATGTGACGCGCCCGGTGCAGTATCGCAATGCGGCCGTGTTCGACGACGTGTCGAACCGGCACCTGCGATTCGACGGCGTGCGCGTCGAGCGCAACGGAACCGGGCCCGGCGATCTGTCCGCGTACTGGTCGCGCTATACGCGCGACAGCGCGCGCTATCCGGATGCATCCGGCACCGAGCGGCGCGACGTGTTCGACATGCGCTACGCGGGCAAGACCGGCGGGGTCGACTGGGACGTCGAGGCGATGCTGCAGACCGGCCACGTCGGGCAGGACACGGTCGGCGCATGGGCGTTCGGCGCGCTGGGCGGCTACACGTTCGCGAAGACGGCCGGCACGCCGCGCATCGGCATCCAGGTCGACGGCGCATCGGGCGACGCGCATCCGGGCGACCGGCGGGTCGGCACGTTCAACCCGCTGTTTCCGAACGGCTATTACTTCACGCTCGCCGGCTACACCGGATACAGCAACCTGATCCACGTGAAGCCGTCGCTGACGTTCAAGCCGGCCAGCTCGGTGACGGTGCTCACCGCCGTCGGCTTCCAGTGGCGGCAGACGACCGCCGACGCGATCTACGGGCAGGGGATGTCGGCGGTGCCGGGCACGGCCGGCAAGGGCGGCGCGTGGACCGGGATGTACGCGCAGGCGCGGGTCGACTGGCTCGTGAACGCGAACGTCGCGCTCGCGCTCGAAGCCGTGCACTTCCAGCTCGGCTCGTCGATTCGCGCGCTCGGCGCGCACAACGCCGACTATCTCGGGATGGAAGCGAAGTTCGGCTGGTGACGCGTCACGCCGCGCGGCGCGTGTCAGGGCTGTGCGCGGGCGAGCGATGCGACGAAATCGATGAACGCGGTCACGCGCTTCGAGCCGCGCCGGTTCGGCAGGTACAGCGCGGCGATCACCGCGCGTGCCGAGCCGGGCGTCACGTCGTACCGATCGAACAGCCGCTGCAGGCGGCCTGCTTCGATGTCCGCATCGACCAGCCGGTCGGGCAGCAGCGCGATGCCGGCGCCGTCGAGCGCGACTGCGCTCGCGCGCCGTGTCTTCAGGACAATTCAGGCGCCGCTCAGGATTTTCGCCGCGGCGCCCGATAAGCTGCGCGGCATCGCGTGTCGTGCGGGTCGTTCCGTTCATGGCCGGGCGCGCGCACGGTTCGTCGCGGAGATCGCATGAAGACCCTGTTCCGGCACGCGTGCGTTGCGCATGCGGCCCGTTTGCTGATCGTGGCCGGATGCGCGGGCCTGTCGACGCCGGCGGCGTTTGCGCAGGCCGGCGTGCAGTCCGACGCCCACGCCGACGCGCAACCCGAAGCGCAATCCACGCCGGCCCCCGCCGCCGGCCCACAGCCTCCCGGCTTCTATCGGCAGAAGATCGGCGACTTCACGGTGATCGCGCTGTCCGACGGCACGCATCCGTTTCCGGTCGACACGGTGTTTCGCGACGTCTCGAAGGACGAGATCCGGCGCGACCTCGACCGCGCCTTCCTGGAGCCGCCCGTGCAGGGATCGATCAATGCGTTCCTGGTCGATACCGGATCGAAGCGGATCCTCGTCGATGCGGGCGCCGGCACGCTGTACGGCGACTGCTGCGGCAAGCTGCTCGACGATCTGCGCGCGGCCGGCTATGCCCCCGAACGGATCGACGAAGTGCTGCTCACGCATCTGCACAAGGACCATGTCGGCGGCATTGCGTCGAACGGTGCGATGACGTTTCCCAATGCCGTCGTGCGAGTCAATGCCGTCGAAGCCGCGTATTGGCTCGATCCCGCCAACAAGGCGCAGGCGCCGGCGTTCCTCGCGTCGTTCTTCGATGCGGCCGCCGCGGCGGTCGCGCCTTACGTCGCGGCCGGCCGCTTCAGGACGTTTCGCGGCGAAGCGACGCTCGCGCCCGGCATTCGCGCGGTGCCGATGCCCGGCCATACGCCGGGCCACACGGCTTATCTGATCGAGAGCGGCCACGCGGGCCTGCTCGCGTGGGGCGACATCGTGCACGTGGCGGCGATCCAGTTGCGCGACGTCGACGCGACGGTCCAGTACGACAGCGATGCCGGCGCCGCCCGCCGCACGCGGCGGGCCACGCTGAAGCGCGTCGCCGATCGACGCTATCTCGTCGGTGCCGCGCATATCGCGTTTCCCGGGCTCGGGCACTTGCGCCGGGACGGCGCGCAATACGACTGGGTGCCGGTCAACTACGACGCGACGCCGGTGCGCTGACGGCCCGGCGTGCGTGCATGCCGGTCAGCGCGACCGGGCGCGCCGCCACGCGCCGGGCGGATGCCCGACGATCCGCGCGAATACGCGGTTCAGATGGCTCTGGTCGGCGAAGCCGCACGCGACCGCGATGTCGGCCAGCGTCATGTCGGACGTCTCGATCAGCTCGCGCGCGCGCGTCACGCGTTGCTCCAGCAGCCACTGGTGCGGCGTGCGGCCCGTGGTGCGCGAGAACGCGCGGATGAAATAGCCGCGCGACAGGTCGCATTCGTTCGCCACTTCCTCGATCGACACGCCGAGGTCCGCCTTTTCCATCAACAGCTCCTGGGCGCGCGCCACCTTCGCGGGGGACAGCACGCCCTTGCGCTCGAGCTCGTGCGTGCGCGCGTTGCCGTAGCGCCGCACGAGATGCGTGCCCATCGCGAGCCCGACCTGTTCGATGAACAGCGCGTTCAACGGGCCGGGCGCGTCGAGGCTGTCGGCTACCGCGTGCGCGAGATGGCCGAGTACCGGGTCGCGTACGTCGGGGCGGCACGCGAGGCCGCCGACCGGTTGGCCGCCGTGCTCGGGGCCGACGCGTTCGAGATACGCATGCGGCAGCTCGACCAGCACGAAGTCGAAGTTGCCGTACAGGTCCGCGTGGAAATGACGGGAAAAATCGCGAATGTAGATCGAGTGATGCTGGAACCGGCGTTCGCTCGCGCCGGTGCGCCCATAGAGCGTGCGGCGGTGGCCGCCGCCCAGCGACACGCCGACCAGGAAGCCGCGGTCGCACGGCGGCATCTCGATGCGCTCGACGTGCGCTTCGCGCATGCATTTGCGGTGGAGCTTCAGGCCGCCGGACGTCGTTTCGACATCCTTTGCCAGCAGGCTCGACACGCAGCCGAGCGTATCTTTCGGCCGCCGCGGAGACGATGCCACCGGCGCGGCGATGACGGAGTCTGACATGGAATTCCCCAGCAAGGGACTCGGAGCGTGAAATGACGAGTCCAGTTTAGATGCGCACGCGAACGTTCAAAATGAATTTGCATAAACGTCCGCTGGCAATCGTTACAAATTGCTTTCAATGCGTGTGCGCGGCGCGTGCGCAGCCCGGCTCGACGCCTGCGCGGGCGGCCCGGCAGAGTATAGCGCCCCACTTTTACACGCAAGCGATCGTGCCGGTCGCGCCCGCCCGACATCCGCGGACAGAGCGCATTTTCTTTCAAGATTTTCAGCGGCCACCCGTCTACACTCGGTCCGGAATTCGACATTTTCCGTCCGGCGCAAGGGTGCGCCGGACGCGGACTTCCCGCCGGGTGAACTGCCGCGTTCATCGGGCGGTCATCCCGAGGGACCGGAGGCGGCCATGATTCAGATCGGAACTTTGTCGGTGGATTTCGAGCAACGCGACATTCGCCGTCACGGCGCGTCGCTGCGCATCGGCGGGCGCGCGCTCGACATTCTCGAAGTCCTGCACCGCGCGAGCGGTTCGGTCGTGTCGAAGGACGACATCATGGACGCGGTCTGGCCGGGCCTGATCGTCGAGGAAAACCGGCTCCAGGTGCATGTGGCGACGCTGCGCAAGGCGCTCGGCGCGAGCCGCGATCTGATCAAGACGGTGCCCGGGCGCGGCTACCTGCTGGTGGCGAGCGCGTCGCCCGTCCCGGACCCCGTGTCGGCCGCCGAAGCGCCGGCCGTCGCCGTCCCGCCCGATGCCGCCGTGTCGTCGCCGATCGCGCCGCTCGTCGGGCGCGACGCCGAACTCGCGCAGATCGTCGACATGCTCGAATGCACGCCGGTCGTCACGCTCGTCGGCGCGGGCGGGATCGGCAAGACGAGTCTTGCCGTGCGCGTCGCGCACCGCGTGCGCAGCCGCTCGCGCGAGCGCGTGCTGTTCGTGGAGCTGGCGCGCGCGTCGACGCGCGACGACATGCTGATCGCGCTCGCCGCCGAGCTCGGCCTCGATATGCCGGGCGTGCCCGCCATCGACCGTATCGTCGACGCGTTCGCGACGTCGCGCTGCCTGCTCGTGCTCGACAACGCGGAGCACATCGTCGATCTGGTGGCGAGCCTCGTCGAAACGCTGACGTCGAGCGCCGGCTCGCTGCGCGTGCTCGTGACGAGTCGCGAGCCGCTGCACATCTCGGCCGAAGCGGTGCTGCGCATGAGCCCGCTCGCGGTGCCCGACGGCGACGCGTCCGCCGACGAAATCGTCCGCTGTTCGGCCGTCGAGCTGTTCCTGGAGCGCGTGCGTGCGGCCGCGCCGGATTGCACGGTCGACGAAGCCGGCATGCGGCTGATCGGCGACATCTGCCGGCGCCTCGACGGGCTGCCGCTTGCCATCGAACTGGCCGCGGCGCGCGTGGCGACGCTCGGGCTCGCGGTCGTCGCGTCGCGTCTCGACGATCGGCTGAACCTGCTGACGGGCGGGCTGCGTTCGGCGCTGCCGCGTCATCAGACGCTGCGTGCGACGTTCGACTGGAGCTACGTGCTGCTCGATCGGGCCGCGCGCGCGCTGTTTCGCCGGATGGGGTGCTTCATCGGGCCGTTTTCGTTCGATGCCGCGTACGCGGTCGCCGCCGAGCCCGG of Burkholderia sp. NRF60-BP8 contains these proteins:
- a CDS encoding alginate export family protein; protein product: MKRSWRGALPCVMLAGSAALHAGSAVGADADANGAAAGAAASPAAAAASCTAKRPTVSFNRWQEDWSALANPCVPRKPFDALKYIRLGDDPSTYLSLGANLRERFELNDAPLFGLGAAHDDNYVIQRANVHADLRYRGHLQAFVQFVDARPFGKDTVGPVDKDQLDLEQAFVAYVDQLGPGTFKTRIGRQEMAFDLQRFVSVRDGPNVRQAYDGLWTDYEIGKWRLIGYVTRPVQYRNAAVFDDVSNRHLRFDGVRVERNGTGPGDLSAYWSRYTRDSARYPDASGTERRDVFDMRYAGKTGGVDWDVEAMLQTGHVGQDTVGAWAFGALGGYTFAKTAGTPRIGIQVDGASGDAHPGDRRVGTFNPLFPNGYYFTLAGYTGYSNLIHVKPSLTFKPASSVTVLTAVGFQWRQTTADAIYGQGMSAVPGTAGKGGAWTGMYAQARVDWLVNANVALALEAVHFQLGSSIRALGAHNADYLGMEAKFGW
- a CDS encoding MBL fold metallo-hydrolase; this translates as MKTLFRHACVAHAARLLIVAGCAGLSTPAAFAQAGVQSDAHADAQPEAQSTPAPAAGPQPPGFYRQKIGDFTVIALSDGTHPFPVDTVFRDVSKDEIRRDLDRAFLEPPVQGSINAFLVDTGSKRILVDAGAGTLYGDCCGKLLDDLRAAGYAPERIDEVLLTHLHKDHVGGIASNGAMTFPNAVVRVNAVEAAYWLDPANKAQAPAFLASFFDAAAAAVAPYVAAGRFRTFRGEATLAPGIRAVPMPGHTPGHTAYLIESGHAGLLAWGDIVHVAAIQLRDVDATVQYDSDAGAARRTRRATLKRVADRRYLVGAAHIAFPGLGHLRRDGAQYDWVPVNYDATPVR
- a CDS encoding helix-turn-helix domain-containing protein, which translates into the protein MSDSVIAAPVASSPRRPKDTLGCVSSLLAKDVETTSGGLKLHRKCMREAHVERIEMPPCDRGFLVGVSLGGGHRRTLYGRTGASERRFQHHSIYIRDFSRHFHADLYGNFDFVLVELPHAYLERVGPEHGGQPVGGLACRPDVRDPVLGHLAHAVADSLDAPGPLNALFIEQVGLAMGTHLVRRYGNARTHELERKGVLSPAKVARAQELLMEKADLGVSIEEVANECDLSRGYFIRAFSRTTGRTPHQWLLEQRVTRARELIETSDMTLADIAVACGFADQSHLNRVFARIVGHPPGAWRRARSR